Proteins found in one Hevea brasiliensis isolate MT/VB/25A 57/8 chromosome 18, ASM3005281v1, whole genome shotgun sequence genomic segment:
- the LOC110655174 gene encoding disease resistance protein RPM1, with translation MAEGAVTILLEKFVPLFENEVQLLSGGREDIVFVRAELERIRAFLKVADSLEESDEEVKVWVKQIRDVAHDTEDVLDEYRILQTHDHGNGLFGFLHKMSCCIKNMKAHYRIASEIREIKSRIKNISAGHRILHQKFCVAGQGANSTCAGNEWQDQRGDALLLDRTDLVGIDKPTKKLVGWLVNEGTGREVVSLAGMGGLGKTTLAKQVYDDSEVKKHFSMHAWITVSRSYKMEELLKDIVQQLFSADRKPVPREADNMNSNQLKTIIKELLQNRRYLIVLDDVWHINEWDAVKYALPTNNCGSRVILTTRNADLAFTSRIEYEGKVYYLEPLPPEESWTLFCRKTFQGNLCPHHLEDICKSILRKCEGLPLAIVAVSGILATKDMRRIDEWEMVRHSLGAEIEGNDKLKNLKKVLSLSFNDLPYYLKSCFLYLSIFPEDHPIEHMRLIRLWVAEGFVEAKYGKELEDVAGDYLNELLNRSLLQVAETTSDGRIKTCQTHDLLREIVISKSREQNFAVIAKEHNVTWPDRLRRLSIHNTLQNVQQNRCVSQLRSLFMFGIAEKSPITGLFPSGFRLLNVLDLQGSNLNKFPIQVINLYYLKYLSLKSTKVATIPSYIGKLQHLETLDLKHAHVTELPVEILKLRKLRHLLVYRYEYESYAHFHSKHGFKALEKIGVLRSLQKLCLIEANLGNGNIMKELRKLTQLRRLGVVKLRKEDGKTLCSSIENLSNLRALSLLSVEDEILDLQHLFSPPQLLQRLYLTGRLETLPHWIPNLASLVRLHLKWSRLQDDPLESLQILPNLVHLELLQMYEGDTLCFKAGGFKKLKLLGIDKFDELKCIQVEAGSMPIVEKLCIQRCKFLHKVPLGIEYLTKLKVLEFFDMPHELIKTLHSDEKEGDYWRVAHIPEVYSTYWRDGGWEVYSLESFNDAYRPSPVTRNQELYTRWK, from the coding sequence ATGGCAGAGGGCGCAGTAACTATTCTGCTTGAAAAATTTGTTCCCCTTTTCGAAAATGAAGTACAGCTCTTGAGCGGGGGTCGAGAAGATATAGTGTTCGTGAGAGCAGAGTTGGAGCGGATAAGAGCCTTCCTAAAGGTTGCAGATTCACTGGAAGAGAGTGATGAGGAAGTAAAAGTGTGGGTTAAACAAATCAGAGATGTTGCTCATGACACTGAAGACGTTTTAGATGAGTACAGAATTCTACAAACACATGATCATGGCAATGGGCTCTTTGGTTTTCTACATAAGATGTCTTGTTGCATTAAGAACATGAAGGCTCATTATCGAATAGCATCAGAAATACGAGAGATCAAATCAAGAATCAAAAATATTTCTGCTGGACATCGAATACTCCACCAGAAGTTCTGTGTAGCCGGACAAGGTGCAAACTCCACCTGTGCAGGCAACGAATGGCAAGACCAGAGAGGGGATGCCCTTCTTCTAGACAGAACTGATCTAGTGGGCATTGATAAGCCCACAAAGAAGCTGGTTGGTTGGCTGGTTAATGAAGGTACAGGGCGTGAAGTAGTTTCACTTGCAGGGATGGGAGGATTGGGGAAAACCACCTTGGCGAAACAAGTCTATGATGATTCAGAAGTAAAGAAACATTTCAGCATGCATGCCTGGATAACAGTGTCTAGATCTTACAAGATGGAAGAACTCCTTAAAGACATTGTTCAACAACTCTTCAGTGCAGATAGGAAGCCAGTTCCCAGAGAAGCAGACAACATGAACAGCAATCAGCTGAAAACAATAATTAAGGAGCTGCTTCAGAACAGAAGGTACCTAATTGTTTTGGATGATGTATGGCATATAAATGAGTGGGATGCCGTCAAATATGCCTTGCCCACCAACAACTGTGGCAGCCGAGTCATTCTCACTACACGCAATGCTGATCTTGCCTTCACCTCACGCATAGAATATGAAGGTAAGGTCTATTACTTGGAGCCATTGCCTCCAGAAGAGTCTTGGACTCTTTTCTGCAGGAAGACATTCCAAGGGAACTTATGTCCTCATCATTTGGAGGATATTTGCAAAAGCATACTCAGAAAATGTGAGGGACTTCCCCTTGCAATTGTGGCAGTTAGTGGAATTCTTGCTACCAAAGACATGCGAAGGATAGATGAATGGGAAATGGTTCGACATAGCCTTGGTGCTGAAATTGAAGGCAATGATAAACTTAAGAATTTAAAGAAGGTACTTTCACTCAGTTTCAATGATCTGCCATACTATCTCAAGTCTTGTTTCTTATACTTGAGCATCTTTCCTGAGGATCATCCAATTGAGCATATGAGACTCATTAGATTGTGGGTTGCAGAAGGATTTGTGGAAGCAAAATATGGAAAAGAATTAGAAGATGTTGCAGGGGACTATCTCAATGAACTCTTAAATAGAAGCCTGCTACAAGTAGCAGAAACAACCAGCGATGGACGGATCAAAACATGTCAAACTCATGATCTTCTACGAGAGATTGTCATCTCAAAGTCAAGAGAGCAAAATTTTGCAGTTATAGCCAAGGAACATAACGTTACATGGCCAGATAGACTTCGGCGTCTatcaattcacaacacattacaaaatgtgcaacagaacaggtgtgtttctcagttacgtTCATTATTCATGTTTGGCATAGCAGAGAAGTCACCCATAACTGGCCTGTTTCCCAGTGGCTTTAGGTTGCTTAATGTGTTAGATTTGCAAGGTTCAAATCTAAACAAGTTCCCAATTCAGGTTATCAACCTATACTACCTAAAGTATCTAAGCTTGAAAAGTACAAAGGTAGCTACAATTCCATCCTATATAGGGAAGCTTCAACACCTAGAGACCTTAGATCTGAAACACGCCCATGTCACTGAATTGCCTGTGGAGATCCTGAAGCTACGAAAACTTCGCCATCTTCTTGTGTATCGTTATGAGTACGAGTCTTATGCACATTTCCACTCCAAGCATGGATTCAAGGCTCTGGAAAAAATAGGTGTTTTGCGGTCACTGCAGAAGCTATGCTTAATAGAAGCAAACCTAGGAAATGGCAATATAATGAAGGAACTCAGGAAGCTAACCCAACTGAGAAGGTTAGGTGTAGTAAAGTTGAGAAAGGAAGACGGGAAGACTCTGTGCTCATCTATTGAAAATCTCAGCAACCTTCGTGCATTATCCCTACTTTCTGTGGAAGACGAGATACTTGATCTTCAGCACCTATTTTCTCCTCCACAATTACTTCAGCGGCTTTACTTGACAGGACGTTTAGAGACACTACCACACTGGATACCTAATCTTGCAAGCCTGGTTAGACTGCATTTGAAATGGAGCCGCTTGCAGGATGATCCACTTGAATCTCTTCAAATTCTTCCAAATCTTGTACATCTTGAATTACTCCAAATGTATGAAGGAGACACACTGTGTTTCAAGGCTGGTGGGTTTAAGAAGCTGAAGCTCTTAGGCATTGATAAATTCGATGAACTAAAATGCATACAAGTGGAGGCAGGATCAATGCCCATAGTGGAGAAGTTGTGCATTCAGCGCTGTAAGTTTTTGCATAAGGTACCCTTGGGCATTGAATATCTGACAAAGCTCAAAGTGCTTGAATTCTTTGATATGCCTCATGAATTAATCAAGACACTTCATTCTGATGAAAAAGAGGGAGATTATTGGAGAGTTGCACACATCCCAGAAGTGTATTCTACCTACTGGAGAGATGGGGGATGGGAAGTCTATTCTTTGGAAAGTTTCAATGATGCTTACAGGCCAAGTCCTGTCACAAGGAACCAGGAGCTTTATACTCGCTGGAAATAG